From Proteiniborus sp. MB09-C3, the proteins below share one genomic window:
- a CDS encoding ABC transporter permease produces MKATDIKHMPLEKFVLVQQDETIHDLKFDTKPIGYLKDAWLRFSRNRGSVIAACIIGLQLLFAILVPMFSKYAVDYKDGFYTYTLPKSEFLSKFGIMKGHSKYTYNQQSFDYYNAIPGAIVKVHNTYEGPGPRNTTTTYYDVTLDSYMKTGYVYKNLTQKEYEDVLAYEKETGIQILYPLIDLSKVAPGFDTDPNYWFAHTSKGAAIYDENGNYQSIYLEDKNSPDGYAYYTMKMGGNQYRTRVLYYEYYKYTNGFYPCFLFGSDGFGQDILVRLASGARLSFILGITVSAINIFLGTIYGAIEGYYGGTLDLMMERFAEIMGSIPSIVTFALFQMHFARKLGPVISLLFAFILTGWIGPAYRVRSQFYRFKGQEYVLAARTLGAKDRRLIFRHILPNAIGTIITSTILIIPGVIFTESILSYLGIVNLQTSKLTSVGTLLSNGQTALSTYPHAIFFPALYISLLMISFNLFGNGLRDAFNPSLRGSEG; encoded by the coding sequence ATGAAAGCAACTGATATTAAACATATGCCTTTAGAAAAATTTGTTTTAGTCCAACAAGATGAAACTATCCATGACCTAAAATTTGATACTAAACCAATTGGATATTTAAAGGATGCATGGCTTCGTTTTAGTAGAAATAGGGGCTCTGTTATTGCAGCTTGCATAATAGGTTTGCAGCTGTTATTCGCCATATTGGTTCCTATGTTTTCCAAATATGCTGTTGATTATAAAGATGGTTTTTATACTTATACTCTGCCCAAAAGCGAGTTTCTATCTAAATTTGGTATTATGAAAGGACATTCAAAATATACATACAACCAGCAAAGCTTTGATTACTACAATGCTATTCCTGGAGCTATAGTTAAGGTGCATAATACTTATGAAGGACCGGGGCCAAGGAATACTACTACTACTTATTATGATGTCACACTGGATTCATATATGAAAACTGGATATGTATATAAAAATCTAACACAGAAGGAATACGAAGATGTGTTAGCATATGAAAAAGAAACTGGAATACAGATATTGTATCCGCTAATTGATTTATCCAAAGTAGCTCCTGGCTTTGATACTGATCCTAACTATTGGTTTGCTCATACTTCTAAAGGTGCAGCTATTTATGATGAAAACGGTAATTATCAGAGCATTTATTTGGAGGACAAAAATAGCCCAGATGGATATGCATATTATACGATGAAAATGGGAGGAAACCAGTATAGGACTCGTGTTTTATACTATGAATATTACAAATATACCAATGGCTTTTATCCTTGTTTCTTATTTGGCAGTGATGGATTTGGACAGGACATTCTTGTTCGTCTTGCAAGTGGTGCAAGATTATCATTTATATTAGGAATAACTGTTTCTGCTATAAACATATTTCTTGGAACAATATATGGTGCTATTGAAGGCTATTATGGCGGAACCCTGGATTTGATGATGGAGCGTTTTGCTGAGATTATGGGCTCAATTCCTAGTATAGTGACTTTTGCATTGTTTCAAATGCATTTTGCAAGAAAACTTGGGCCAGTTATTTCCCTGTTGTTTGCATTTATACTAACGGGTTGGATTGGACCCGCATATCGGGTTAGATCACAGTTCTATCGATTTAAAGGGCAGGAATATGTATTAGCCGCTAGGACATTAGGGGCAAAAGATAGAAGGCTTATATTCCGCCATATTTTACCAAATGCTATAGGGACTATAATTACCTCTACAATATTGATTATCCCTGGTGTGATTTTCACAGAGTCAATCCTCTCATATTTGGGAATAGTGAATTTACAGACGTCAAAATTGACAAGTGTCGGCACATTGCTTTCTAACGGTCAAACTGCATTATCAACGTATCCCCATGCTATTTTCTTCCCGGCATTATATATATCATTGCTGATGATATCATTTAACTTATTTGGCAATGGACTACGTGATGCATTTAACCCATCACTAAGAGGTTCGGAGGGCTAA
- a CDS encoding ABC transporter permease: MAKYILKRLGLMLITFFIIMTICFVLVRMLPNQIPPGMGDFAAAVKAMREAWGYNKPILTQYGIFLRNIFTKWDWGFCTTIGPYLKPVTGYLANKLPATVAVNTYTMLIGVPFGIVFGMYAALKKNRWQDQVISVIVMLFISVPNYVYAFIVQYFLGFKLGWFPIVVKSGTDFFSMKMLYTMALPIMALSFGIIARFMRFTRAELTETLTSEYMLLARAKGLTIGQATFRHAFRNSLVPILPMIIGEFMGILGGSMIIESIFAIPGIGNVYVQSIILRDYSVFMAISMFYLIIGLVSGLLVDLSYGIVDPRIRMGGGKTNESN, encoded by the coding sequence ATGGCTAAATATATATTGAAAAGATTAGGTCTAATGCTCATTACGTTTTTTATCATAATGACTATATGCTTTGTTTTAGTTCGTATGTTGCCCAATCAAATACCTCCAGGAATGGGTGACTTTGCAGCAGCTGTTAAAGCCATGCGTGAAGCCTGGGGATATAATAAACCTATACTTACACAGTATGGAATATTTTTGAGGAATATTTTTACTAAATGGGACTGGGGCTTTTGTACCACTATTGGACCATATTTGAAGCCTGTAACAGGTTATTTGGCAAATAAACTACCTGCTACTGTAGCAGTTAATACTTACACTATGCTTATTGGAGTGCCTTTTGGTATAGTATTTGGTATGTATGCAGCACTGAAGAAAAACAGATGGCAGGATCAGGTTATATCTGTAATAGTAATGCTATTTATTTCAGTACCTAATTATGTTTATGCTTTTATAGTACAATATTTTCTAGGCTTTAAACTAGGATGGTTTCCTATTGTAGTTAAATCAGGTACAGATTTCTTCAGCATGAAGATGTTATATACTATGGCTCTTCCTATAATGGCATTGTCATTTGGTATTATTGCAAGGTTTATGCGTTTTACAAGAGCTGAGCTTACTGAAACTCTAACAAGTGAATATATGCTCTTAGCTCGTGCAAAAGGCTTGACTATAGGACAAGCCACATTCAGACATGCCTTTCGTAACTCTCTAGTTCCTATATTGCCTATGATTATAGGTGAATTTATGGGAATATTAGGAGGATCAATGATTATTGAGAGTATATTTGCAATTCCTGGCATAGGCAATGTATATGTTCAATCAATTATTTTAAGAGATTATAGTGTATTTATGGCAATTAGTATGTTTTATCTAATTATAGGATTAGTAAGTGGTTTGTTGGTAGATTTAAGTTATGGAATAGTAGACCCACGTATTAGAATGGGAGGAGGAAAGACTAATGAAAGCAACTGA
- a CDS encoding ABC transporter substrate-binding protein, whose protein sequence is MKRKKIFKVLRPMLVLMLVLSMMISAVGCKGKDVPSTTGDGDDPGKVDGNQSNASYTYNDYMAGSPKTWNPHEWETNSDSYIMTYTQFGLYEYGFNETYDKYVFVPEMAVDFPVDITKEYAGNEVYGVPADATEGYAFKIALNEKAAWENGDKINADNYIYSMKQMLNPEMKNYRASSYYSGTLTLANAEDYYKQNEPIYTDIYKDDAYRDVADSDMKFSLTKPVVFFNGDTAKKYYDSDSSPFMDEAGNDLFAKYSSQDYNDLTDEAKKDLLTIAKAIGDTNPEAYKEFCFTYDGERESMDFEKVGLKKTGEYEITLILSKPITDFYLKYNLAGGSWLVHEGLYEKNKKETGDIIKTTYGTSVDTYMSYGPYKLTEYQQDKQIRMERNENWYGYTDGKHEGLFQTTAIDTQIVPAQATALQLFIQGKLDNVDLIAEDMGTYRTSDYILYTPQTYTSKFTFNSDKAALKSREVPGVNRTILAYKDFRKAFALSIDRQEFAAQCTATHVAGFGLLNNLYIYDPETGSSYRGSEQGKQALMKLYNADSVDDITGYDKVQAAELFTKAYNDALAAGDIKAGDKIELEFLVYKSDESYVKIVNFVQDAINAAIVGTPLENKVTIKMVPDEDYYDHAKQGAFEIIISTWGGSGMDPYGLMEVYTKYESLHEYGFKPDIQKCTINVNGEEMTKTFLEWYEALCNGEYVTADPDTKLQILAGMEYGILETYVTTPIYYRTATSLYSQKIEYPTYDFVQIIQFGGVRYMTYNYTDAEWEKYCSDNNNQLDY, encoded by the coding sequence ATGAAAAGAAAAAAAATCTTTAAAGTGTTGAGACCAATGCTTGTATTAATGTTGGTGCTTAGCATGATGATTTCAGCAGTTGGCTGTAAGGGCAAGGATGTTCCAAGTACAACTGGTGATGGCGATGATCCTGGCAAAGTAGATGGTAATCAAAGTAATGCTAGCTATACATATAATGATTACATGGCAGGATCTCCTAAAACATGGAATCCTCATGAGTGGGAAACCAATTCTGACAGTTACATTATGACTTATACGCAATTTGGACTTTACGAGTATGGATTTAATGAAACCTATGATAAATATGTATTTGTGCCTGAGATGGCAGTTGATTTTCCAGTAGATATTACTAAAGAATATGCAGGAAATGAAGTTTATGGAGTACCTGCTGATGCAACAGAAGGATATGCATTTAAGATTGCCTTAAATGAAAAAGCAGCATGGGAAAATGGGGACAAAATCAATGCAGATAATTATATCTACTCTATGAAGCAGATGTTAAATCCTGAAATGAAAAATTATCGTGCAAGTAGTTATTATTCAGGAACTCTAACTCTAGCTAATGCAGAAGATTATTATAAACAAAATGAACCTATATATACTGATATATATAAGGATGATGCTTACCGTGATGTAGCTGACTCTGATATGAAATTCAGCTTAACAAAACCAGTAGTTTTTTTTAATGGTGATACTGCAAAAAAATATTATGATTCAGATTCTAGTCCATTTATGGATGAGGCAGGCAATGACCTTTTTGCAAAATACTCTTCACAAGACTATAATGATTTAACAGATGAAGCTAAGAAAGACCTTTTAACTATAGCTAAAGCAATTGGAGACACTAATCCTGAAGCATATAAGGAATTCTGCTTTACTTATGATGGTGAAAGAGAAAGCATGGATTTTGAAAAAGTTGGCTTAAAGAAAACAGGAGAATACGAAATAACTCTTATTTTAAGCAAACCAATAACAGATTTCTATTTGAAATATAATCTGGCAGGTGGCAGCTGGCTAGTACATGAAGGCTTGTATGAGAAAAACAAAAAAGAAACAGGAGATATAATAAAGACAACTTATGGTACCTCAGTAGATACTTATATGTCCTATGGACCATATAAATTAACTGAATATCAGCAAGATAAGCAAATAAGAATGGAAAGAAATGAAAACTGGTATGGCTACACTGATGGAAAACATGAAGGATTGTTCCAAACAACTGCAATAGATACTCAGATAGTTCCTGCTCAAGCTACAGCTTTACAGCTATTCATTCAAGGAAAGCTTGATAATGTAGACTTAATTGCAGAGGATATGGGAACATATAGAACAAGTGACTATATATTGTATACTCCTCAAACCTATACTTCTAAATTTACTTTTAATAGTGATAAGGCTGCGCTTAAGAGTCGTGAGGTTCCAGGAGTAAATAGAACTATATTAGCATACAAGGATTTCCGTAAGGCATTTGCTTTATCAATAGATAGGCAAGAGTTTGCTGCGCAATGTACAGCAACGCATGTTGCTGGCTTTGGATTACTTAATAATTTGTATATATATGATCCTGAAACAGGTTCGTCTTATAGAGGCTCAGAACAAGGAAAACAAGCATTAATGAAGTTGTACAATGCTGACAGCGTAGATGATATAACTGGTTATGATAAGGTACAGGCTGCAGAATTGTTTACAAAAGCATATAATGATGCTTTAGCTGCTGGAGATATAAAAGCTGGAGATAAGATTGAATTAGAATTTTTGGTCTATAAATCTGATGAAAGTTATGTTAAGATAGTTAACTTTGTACAGGATGCTATAAATGCTGCAATTGTAGGTACACCATTAGAAAATAAGGTTACAATAAAAATGGTACCTGACGAAGATTATTATGACCATGCTAAACAAGGAGCATTTGAAATCATAATCAGTACTTGGGGCGGTTCCGGAATGGATCCATATGGTTTAATGGAGGTTTATACTAAGTATGAATCTTTGCATGAATATGGATTTAAACCAGATATTCAAAAATGTACTATCAATGTAAATGGAGAAGAGATGACAAAGACATTCCTTGAGTGGTATGAAGCTCTATGTAATGGTGAATATGTAACAGCAGATCCTGATACAAAACTTCAAATACTTGCTGGTATGGAGTATGGGATACTAGAGACATATGTTACTACACCAATTTATTATAGAACTGCAACTTCATTATATTCACAAAAAATAGAATATCCAACTTATGATTTTGTTCAAATAATACAGTTCGGTGGTGTACGTTATATGACATACAACTATACAGACGCAGAATGGGAAAAATATTGTTCAGATAACAATAATCAACTTGACTATTAA
- a CDS encoding HAD-IB family hydrolase — translation MGNISAFFDIDGTIYRNSLMIQHFKKLIKYEVIDPYIWHSSVKHTYDEWEKRYGDYEDYLEELADVYLKELKGVNKSNIEFIASQVINLNGDKVYKYSRTRIDWHRKEGHKIFFISGSPDFLVSKMAEKYGVTEFRGTTYVVDENNNFTGEIIKMWDSDNKQKTIDEFVEKYDVDLPNSFAYGDTQGDFSMLKMVGNPIAINPNKNLFNSIKNDPELSKKTQIIVERKDIVYKLNSDTEIIKGLYE, via the coding sequence ATGGGTAACATATCAGCATTTTTTGATATAGATGGAACTATTTATAGAAATTCACTAATGATTCAGCATTTTAAGAAGCTAATAAAATACGAGGTTATAGACCCATACATTTGGCATAGCAGTGTCAAGCATACTTATGATGAATGGGAAAAAAGATATGGTGATTATGAAGACTATTTAGAGGAGCTAGCAGATGTATATTTAAAGGAACTAAAGGGAGTTAACAAGTCAAATATAGAATTCATTGCAAGTCAAGTCATAAACCTCAATGGTGATAAGGTTTACAAATATTCTAGAACAAGAATTGATTGGCACAGAAAAGAAGGGCATAAAATTTTTTTCATCTCTGGAAGCCCTGATTTTTTAGTATCTAAGATGGCTGAAAAATACGGTGTCACTGAATTTAGAGGGACAACATATGTAGTAGATGAAAACAATAACTTTACTGGTGAAATCATTAAGATGTGGGATTCAGATAATAAGCAGAAGACTATAGATGAATTTGTTGAAAAATATGATGTAGATTTGCCAAATAGCTTTGCCTATGGAGACACTCAAGGAGATTTTTCTATGCTAAAAATGGTAGGAAATCCTATAGCTATCAATCCCAATAAAAATCTTTTCAATTCCATAAAGAATGATCCAGAGCTTTCAAAGAAAACTCAGATAATAGTAGAGAGAAAGGATATAGTATATAAATTAAACTCTGACACAGAGATTATAAAAGGATTATATGAATAA